The segment TCTCTGTTGTGCTTTCCCTGTTGTTTTGTTGCCTGTTTCCTTGGTACCATATTGTCTACAATGGACATGCCTGTGTGCTGGCGTGTGTGTAACGATAATGGCTAATTCTGGACTGTTGTGGCTGACATGGTCTCACTACATTGTCTTCACTATTTTATGagtaacaaaaatacaaaagatgTCTGTAATATGGCAGGGTGGCACACAATTGCACAAGTCATGATTTTATGGCACCTGGTAGCCGAAAAACATGATGGTTTTACTTCAGAAAAATTTCCCATTTTAGCTATTTTTTTGTCCAGTTCTAACTGAATGCAATAAGTACTCATTTAAAACCTTTTCTCATTCTAAGAAAAGAgtattgtgaaaatatttttattacaagtcaaacatttaataaaatgcaacatcCTACAAcaatttttgttgttatacTCTTATTATTTTAGCTGCAGAGCTCTTATGACTAAAAGAGTATATCAGCATGCCACATGGTTTACTTTGTAAGTTATGGGACCTGTGATTTTTGAATCTTTGCCCTGCCCATACTGGTTAAATCAGACCAATAGAAATGATTGTTTCATGTAAAGCACATTGTAGTAACAATGCAATAACCTGTATGGTGACTGGCTGCTAATATTTGATGAGCCCAGGATGTAAAACCTTActtgtcccattttacctgatgtCCCACATCACCTGACATCACCTGTCTAAAATCATATCAACACTTTAATTATAAATCTGAGTAAGTGAGCCAGTTGTTTGTGAAAATGACTTCATGTCTGTGGtgtgtagggctgcaactaccgattattttcattaacgactaatctgtcaattatttcttcgattagtcgactaatcatttcatcgaaaaatgtgttaaaatgttgaaaaatgttggtctgtctctctcaaactATGATGACAAATTATGTCATCCTGtctcgtactcacgccaaaggggtttagttcactgtcatgggagagtgtgtaaagctaccaatatttgaacataagaagctgcactaagagtattttggggtacttttatagtacttttctatgaaaaatgactcaaaccgagtAGTTGCCTACttaaatagtcactgattattttaatagtcgagtagtcattgattagtcgactaatcgttgcagccctagtggTGTGCAATAAAATGTCTTGGTCCTGATCAAATGTCAATGGGCCTGCCCTTTTGCAGGTTTGGGCGTATGGACTTGTTGCACAACAGTCAGTGTATAAATTCAATCAGCTTCAAGTAACCAAAATATCCAGACTCATGCCAAGATTATAATCTGGATAACTCGGTTATATATGTAGGAAGGAAAGGGCACAGCTCTCGCCCTCCTTCAGCCGAGCTGATCTCAGAGCAGTCTGTTGTTGACAAAGCTCTGTGACACAGCTTTCATCTTGGTCTCACTTGGCTCTGTGCAGTTAGCCTTCTTGTTTGGACTGCACCTAAAGCCTATTAGCCAATTAACTTATTTACTACTCGAGCTATTTCTTGAGAACTGAGCACCAGAATCATTAACTACCTGTCTGAAAGTTATCCCTGGGAGCTGCTGTCAGGAGCAGAGTGCTCAGGTGTCATTGGGCCCTCTCAGGTGTCAGTCTGGACTTCATCTCCCCTCCGATCaacaacacacagctgcttcaACACAACCCGGTCTgctagcagcctgttagctctGAGCTAATGTCAACTAACGTTAGAGCCCGTTACAAGCTAACGATGCTCCCTCGCTACAGTTCCGTCTGTGACAGCTGTGGGACTGACAGTCAGGAGACATGGTGGCTTGTGAAGAGTTTATCTCACCTTCGGACGTTAGTCTGCAGAAAGGCCGCAGCAGCTCGGCGAAATTCAGGTTGTTCTTGCGAGTCACTCTCTCCGCTTCTTCACTACACAAGACGGCCACCATCGGGACAAACGAGTCCTGGACGAACTCCTGCACAGACTGAACACACTGGGCCATGTCGGACCAGCGTCAACACCAGATAGCACACTGAACCGAGTCAACTGTCCTGGAGACTGAGAAAGACTCAGTATTTCATAGCTTAGACTACTCCTCCTCTATTAGCACACAGCGGCCATGTTGAATTCGCCAACCGACTTCCTGTGTGGAGCTGAGACGGTCAGGTGATGCCTGACACCACCGACTCACTTCCTTTTCCTCTCCTGATGTTTTTATTCAACAGTTTCTCTTGTACAAACATCATGGCTTTAGGTTATTTGtattgtataaatatatatttaaaaaaaaattaaaggctagcacttttttaaaaatgtattattctaTTGCACTAAAAAGTTccactgcatttttatttttcatgacttAGACTTTGACATAATGAAGAAACTCCTCTGAAAGTCACTTAACCTAGGTTTTTACTTTTGTGTAGGCCTACTGGTCCTTTGCTGTTCGATAACTGTGCATCAGTCTCATCAGGAGCtcaggaaaaaagcaaaaataaagttAGCAAAATATAAACCATGTACACAGGTTATTATCATGTGACATGAGCCTGAACTTCAGCAGACAaagtaaatgtaatatattgcTATATTATTCCTTTTAGTATTTATAGGCAAGAAAATATCTGCTGTAAAAGTAGCCTATATGTGGGGTTGTAGCATTATTTAAGTAACTAAATACAAATACTTAAACTGCAGTCTGTGATATCTGTTCAATTTGGTCTTAATATGCCTTTTTGCATATTTGGTCTTCATATTTTAAAAGTACTGTTTCACAAAGGAGTCTGTATTGTTTAAAAGAGGCACGGGTAAAAAGCAACGTGTATGAAATCTTTATGCACAACTGACACGGCGTCCAGTTTCACTTAAATTCTTCTCTTAATTCTTTCCCACAACAGGTACCATACAGAAAAGATCACTCATCAcccagagaggaaaagaaaagtggaagaaaaaaggagaggacTTTAGTTTCGGTCCAACCTATATGTGGTATTTGTTATGGGGGTTGTAATGTCATCTAAGTGATGTCAGATTTACATTGACAAATGACTTTTTCACCTTTCTGTTACTTTTTAAGGACATCAATTGTCCTAAAGTCAGTGAGGCTAATCTGCAGCACCCACAGAGCACTCTCAGTCAAGCTGGGGTGTattgagcatacgactggatacaTAATAATCTAATTATACTgaacaagttgtgtgagaggttgtaaatggatgttttgatatagttctgctgttgttaaaggtgGCCCCcaatgactttaattcatcaagaatttcctccatttttggatccttcgttcaccatggaggcatgcaagaaaagcacatttccgtcacaaattcaacataacacggggtgagtagcTGATGTACaactgatcattttgtgggtgtactattcctttaaaaactcATGTTCTGTTCCAGTCAAATGTTGACACAGAAAAAGCCAAGGCCTTTCTACCTTTACCGTGTTGGCTTTTACAAACCACAAGAACAGTGTTTCATCTCCATTTTACACTTTAATACAATATCAGCagtactgtagaaacattaTATACAATATAGTCAATACCATCCGGCACGTATCGTGACTCAAGGGTAAAAAAGTGATGACCATTTGCCAGTCAGATGGGCAAAAACCTAGTTTTTGATCCAGGACCAGATCAACACTGCACTGCAGAGCAGAGAGACACTGCTTATTGTATCCAGGTATGGAGGCAGTGATGTGATGTTCCACAGGTGGCAGGAGGCACACGTTACACAGAAAGTGACCTGGGGGGGTTATTTGATGTTGCGACATATGCGGCGAGCATGACTGGTTTTCATGGCAGCCAGAGCGGCCTCCAGTGTGGAGATGAGGTGCAGGAGGGTGCTGGGGTCTGTCTGGAGAACCATTCTGCTGTGGTCATCACGGCTGTCACAACCTCCCGTCAGGAGCAGACGTATCGTCAGCATGGGAATGACCTGCTGACGGAGTGAACGACTTGCCAACTGACAGGAAGGAGTGGGGGGaaaccaaaataaatgtgaGAAGTTAAAATCTGAACATTGATAAGCAGGTCATTTATAACTCCAAGTGCCAGTTTACAGACtgtttcaaacttgacaacaaACACATTGTGAATAGGTCCaagtgtatttcctgttggaatgtttgttaatgcagtAGCTGACAGGAGGTAAACAGAAACCAaagctgttgctgcagcaaCAGAATATCAATAAAACAGTCTATAAATATACCTATGCTGTTCTTTTACTTTGTAGGGTactctgtcctcctcctttGCTTATTTCATACCTGCAGGCTCACAtgatgatacacacacacacacacacacacacacacacacacacacacacacacacacacacacacacacacacacacctgtacatCCAGTCTCCATTCCAGGTTTTGGTAGGCGGGCAGGTTGGAGGGCAGCTGACTCAGGATGCTGCGGATCTGTTTGTGGTGTTGCAGATAGAGCTGCAACATAAACCCTCACACATTCAGCTGGAGATCAAGGAACTGATATTCAAAGAGTAACTGCAAATCAACTCagatcaataaaacagattcaaAAGTCACCTGTAAGAGGATCTGGTTAAGCTCTTCACCAAACCCCAAAACCAACACTGAGTCCAGAAAGTCCACTTCAGAGAtctacacccacacacacacacacacacacacacacacaaaacagggACACTGAAAAGTTAGTCGACACCACACCTAGTGAAACATCTGGCTCACTAGTTTTTGGGTGTTTTAGTGTTTCACAATGGCACAAAGTACGCTGAAAAAATACCACACATGCTTAAATGTTACACACAGACGGTGACATGTCATATCTCACAATTACAGTTATTGCATTCCAGACCCTGATAATGTGCATGCTGACATGATCACAGGGACTAAACAGAAGCTCAGATCATGTTTGAATTTCTTTATGTGGTCATCTGTTTTAGacacactactgcaagtgtttacattacgtagCCTACTCTGCTACAAGTAGCTACATGcgaacgtcagggaaacatgtaacaTTGGTTGCCCATGTTGTTAATTTCTACCTAATTTTGGATCATactcctgctggaacatgtcgaGTTGTGTTCACAAGTTTTTTTTGGGAATTTTCATTGCAGAGAGTGCTCCTATACACAGTCATTCCacggctgcaagtacactgctacatgtagctacatgctaacattgctgatgttgttaattttggATTATATTACAACTGGAACATACAAGCATTTATTGGCAATTTAAACAGGACAAAGTGTCGCTTTACACAGTCATTACCCTGCTGCAATGACAGTGCGGAGACACACGTATTATTTTTTCCCAAGCGTGTTTTGATTAGTCccactgtgctgtgattggttggtgcTAATTCTTAAGTGGTCAATGTGGTGTGTACTAGtcaatcacagcacagcaggACAGGAGCAggcaaaacatgtttgggaaAAAATTTGTGTGAGATGATACGAACCCAGAAACGCTGAATAATCAGAACAGACTGGGGTTCTTTTGTGGAGGGGGGGTCTAGACAATGTGAAGCTGTCTTCATGTTAAACACAGAGAGCAgttacaatgtgtgtgtgtgtgtgtgtgtgtgtgtgtgtgtgtgtgtgtgtgtgtgtgtgtgtgtgtgttagtcacCATGTGTTTGGAGCTCTCTGTCATCAGGAACATCAGGCCTTCCACTCCATGCTGCACCATTTCCACAGGAACAGATAGTTTTCCTGCAAGCAGAGGGTCATTATGCATTTACTCTGACGTCCTGGCAGCTTGTGTGTCAAAGCTGcatgatattaaaaaatgtcCTACTGATTTATTGAGCTGGGTTTATCAACATAAATAATGAACTTTAAACTTGTttgaatcattgtgtttattggTTAATGAACACAGAAATCCATACaaccattttcaaccacttatctgGGGCCAGCTCACAGGGGCAGCTTTGTCTCTTTTAGCAATTAATAAATCAAGCCGTACCAAATGATTTAAATCATTATgtataattatgttttctttcattattAACTGCAGATCTGACACTATATGAGTTGTGGTGGATGTAATATCACCTCACTTATAACAAATAAAGGTAGActaaatattagaaacacattaTTATTGTGGGGCTGTTGTGTCACGCTGCATTTACTTAGCAAGGTACACCTAATGATCACGACTAAATACATTTCTAAAGCAACATAACCTCATAGAATACTACATAAAGTAGTTTAAACCTTAATAAATACCCTATATAAGCAGAAATGATTTACAGTATATATTGCCCGTGACTGGTCCACTACTGCCCACAGTGTCATCTAGCACTTTGAGCAGCAGTTTCAATGGCCCAGTCAGCTGCTTGGTAAGGAAGATGTAATGAAAGCTGTATTCTTACTTGCTGCTCCCTCATAGATCTTGGGACTGGTTCCTCTCCTTAAGAACTCCAACGCTATCCGACCAAACTCTCCAACCACTGTGGACAAAAAATGCATGGACACATTAAGCTCAGTTGAGTTTACTACATCAGTGTGTTCAGTTTATATTCATATAAACAGAGGGGATGTCACTATTCTCCCGAGGAACTATTCTTATACTTATGCAatcataaatgtatttatttatccagtcattcAGCTGTTATAGAGAAACAGCACCTGTCAAACTGAGAACCACAGAGAACAGTTGTTCCCATCCTTTCTCCTTATGGGACCCATTTTCTATTATTAAGTAAACTGACAACCCCTGATTAgtggatatttcatattatattcaatgcatAGCAATAACACTGCACAAttgtacaacaacacaaatattAAATGCAACAATAGCAGAATGTTTCTGTAAAATAAGCGATGCAgatgaattttgagcagattatttcctgtgagTATCACATAAGAGatgagttttcctgatattttagAAACGTTTTATAtgattctctgtctgtgttatgtagttttttatttttaacaatcaTACAAACTTCATATGCTTCTTTTTTTGACAGGGTCTTCTTCTACCTGACACTTTGCCATTGTTCTATTAGCTCTTTGGCTGTTTTAACTGCATACCTTCTAACCAAAGATGAAGCTGTTTATCAGAGTGTGAAGGCTCCATGAATATAGCTTGTGTTCAGGGCTTCATGGTGCCCTCATCATGTGAGATGTACTTCAAGTTTATATGTTAAATAATGAcgttaaatttaaaaacaacaatttcattcatttttcttcaCAGAAACGAATGAGACGGGTGCCTGTTATAATCAAACACAAATTCTCCTATGGTGTCAGCCAGATGCAGAGGGCTGCTTTGTTATGAGAAATGGTTTGATTGGTATTGCATATCACAAAGTTTCCAATGTCTATGTTGCAAATCCTGACTCTCTCTCTTGTTGCCTTTCATCAAATTGTCCACGCTCTTCATCAGTTGTAGTATTACACTCCCATGGATCCCACACTAGGTGTACTAAGTAAGAAACTGGACTGTTTACAGTGGCATATTACAGCTGTAAATCACAGAACTGTGCTAACCGGCTTCTAAGAAACACATGCACTAATATAATACAGTATATTTCTATAAATTGAGCTGGGAAAATGTGCATGAAATCCTAATTGTCCAAAACAATCCTTCTCTTGCTGTTACCCTTTCTCCATTACTTGATAGAACTTTCCCTGAAGGTatacacatataaaaaaaaattaaatggtCAGAGTGTAAGGAATTTCACAGACAATTATTTCTTTGCTTTACAACATTTTGTAGCTTTGATAAACATTAGCACAGTCACTAATGTGCTCAGATCAGAAGTGTGTGAGGTTATGCTGGGGCCAACACACTAATATGATTAACAGATATACTTAGATACATTTAGTTTTAGTGACACACTATGCAACTCCCTTTAGCTCCTGTTAACTGTGAGGAGCTGATATGGCTGAGCTATATGGAGAAAGTCGAATATCTTAGAATATCAGAATATTCTTAGACCAAGTACCTcgatatattgatattgtgacgatattgtagggttgactatgggtgctttcacaaaacatttacacaatgagatttctgATAAGTAATCATCAGCAATGTGGATGTAATGACTAAGGGGGTAAAGGCAAAtcagttcagaaaattacaacactttactgtaatgcaacAAGGAGAGGCAACACTTGCAATATCCAAGATCTAAGACAATATCTtgtctcatatcacgatatcaATGAAATCAATTTATTGACAAACTCCTGTCTCTCATGCTGTGGTCATGTAGTCTGGTGTTGCATTATAAACATCACTGAGTCTAACTAGGTAAATGTCTCTTTTTGAATTTACAATCTTTTCTGTCACAACACAAGTTTAACTTAAAGTCAAATGTTCAGTCAGTTTCTCCCTGTACACTTGATAAAACTGAATTGCTATTGCTGTTGTCATAACTTCTGATGTTGGTGTAGTAGTAATCTATAACTGTTGGTTTCACACTGTATCACCTTGATGTTAGTGCTGTGATTATAAACCAGCTCCTAACTCAACAGTGgataaacattttctttaaagctATCGCCTCATTTTAAACAGTTGTGTGTGTAGTTAACACTAATGCTGCATAGCCCGTTTAATACTTTGAAACTGTTCAATAGTGAACATTGTCACTGTTGTAAGATCAGCTGACAGTCACGATGTACCGTTACAGCAGCCAACATGTAGTCATAGACCTGATCCAGGAGCAGTTACTGACCTGCGGTATCAACCTTCGGCAGGAAGGAGAGATGCTCTTTATGGTCCTCGGACAAAACCAGCAGCATCCTGAAGAACAACCAGCACAGTCCTGGATAACTACAGTTCAATAGTCAGAAACCAACACATCCATCAACCCGGAAAACCATTTGGACCGTTTCCTCTTCTTCTATGGTGTTTAACTGCAGCTGCTGTCTTCACTGCAttactgccatctagtggacgTAATCAGCTCCTACATGTTTCTGCTGAGTGTGCTCCTGTGACTGTGAGGTGTGGAGTGAGacaagtaaaagtgttcaaTATCAAATAAATAAGACTATACTACtagaatatatatttataaaatatttagtGTTACGTTATGACATTTGTGCTTCTTTATTGGAgcttatttctattttttctctACTGGTCTGTTTCATTTCTTAAGGAGTTTCCATTACAGTACCTTCTCTGCGATTCAAGATGTTGTTTATTAactagcgatgatgtgaaggtgatgaagaagactccagatgacaccgtcttgcttgcttaaagaaaaggtttattacaagaagtacagcatctatcaagcaTCTAGAATGCTTGGAGAGGGTTCTTCAGCCGATGTG is part of the Epinephelus moara isolate mb chromosome 10, YSFRI_EMoa_1.0, whole genome shotgun sequence genome and harbors:
- the commd2 gene encoding COMM domain-containing protein 2, which gives rise to MLLVLSEDHKEHLSFLPKVDTAVVGEFGRIALEFLRRGTSPKIYEGAARKLSVPVEMVQHGVEGLMFLMTESSKHMISEVDFLDSVLVLGFGEELNQILLQLYLQHHKQIRSILSQLPSNLPAYQNLEWRLDVQLASRSLRQQVIPMLTIRLLLTGGCDSRDDHSRMVLQTDPSTLLHLISTLEAALAAMKTSHARRICRNIK